One window from the genome of Salisaeta longa DSM 21114 encodes:
- a CDS encoding Rne/Rng family ribonuclease produces MSKEIVVNVANEQTRIAIVEDDTLAELYIENADHKRTIGNIYLGRIRKVMPSIQAAFVDIGQEQDAFLHFSDLSENVPYQLQFLQQNEPQVQVVDLPEDGDMKKGDPPSSKLRHGQSLLVQVTKEPIANKGSRITTDLSLAGRFLVLVPLQNYVAISRKIDDNKERRRLKALAGSLVPEGFGVIVRTVAEGRDAKSLDKDLKLLRERWRRVEKRLAGDPQPPLLVHEDVDMASSIIRDQFSEEYDRILVDHKALFHSIRSYVRAVAPSMVDRVELHDSNAPVFEAAGIQRGADRAFRDRVELPSGGYLFIERTEAMHVIDVNSGRSGRGLSQAENSLKVNLEAARVVAHQIRLRDLGGIIVVDFIDMYDEKDRKKIYDELKTCFKEDRAITKLLPMSDFGLVEITRQRLRPSITTTFSSASGGGASASDEEGGDQAALERHRRAADRFEQKAKKLEAKVADLQKALEEARDEAREPKREAQRLRFQVEQLRKEAEAARADAEKARQSGDAPEAVPSSDGAPPEARDSTPAMTQAPANVQPFAPDALVDRISAWVADHKDAHRTITVRVHPFTAAYLTKPVPSWPTQWFMDHMVRVHLVADADVAPNAFRVEQTDGGEVLTEDALT; encoded by the coding sequence ATGTCAAAAGAAATTGTTGTCAACGTTGCCAATGAGCAAACCCGCATTGCGATCGTCGAGGACGACACGCTCGCCGAGCTGTACATCGAAAACGCGGATCACAAGCGCACCATTGGTAACATCTATCTGGGCCGCATCCGCAAGGTGATGCCCAGCATCCAAGCGGCGTTCGTCGACATCGGTCAGGAGCAGGATGCGTTCCTGCACTTTTCAGATCTCTCGGAAAATGTGCCGTACCAGCTGCAGTTTTTGCAGCAGAATGAGCCACAGGTGCAGGTGGTTGATTTGCCCGAAGATGGGGACATGAAGAAGGGCGACCCGCCGTCGTCGAAGCTGCGCCACGGGCAGTCGTTGCTCGTGCAAGTAACCAAAGAGCCCATCGCCAACAAGGGCAGCCGCATCACCACCGACCTGTCGCTCGCGGGCCGCTTTTTGGTGCTGGTGCCGCTGCAAAACTATGTAGCCATCTCGCGCAAAATTGACGACAACAAAGAGCGCCGCCGCCTGAAGGCCCTGGCCGGCAGCCTGGTGCCCGAAGGGTTTGGCGTGATTGTGCGCACGGTGGCCGAGGGCCGCGATGCAAAGTCGCTCGACAAAGACCTGAAGCTGCTGCGCGAGCGCTGGCGCCGCGTAGAAAAGCGCCTTGCCGGCGACCCGCAGCCGCCGCTGCTGGTGCACGAAGATGTCGACATGGCGTCGTCCATCATCCGCGATCAGTTCTCGGAAGAGTACGACCGGATCCTCGTCGACCACAAGGCCCTCTTCCACAGCATCCGCAGCTACGTGCGGGCCGTGGCGCCGTCGATGGTCGACCGGGTGGAGCTGCACGACAGCAACGCCCCGGTTTTCGAAGCAGCGGGCATCCAGCGAGGGGCCGACCGCGCCTTTCGCGACCGCGTGGAGCTGCCCTCGGGCGGCTACCTCTTCATCGAGCGGACGGAGGCGATGCACGTGATCGACGTGAACTCGGGCCGGTCCGGGCGCGGGCTGTCGCAGGCCGAAAACTCGCTGAAGGTGAACCTGGAAGCAGCCCGCGTGGTGGCGCACCAAATCCGGCTGCGCGACCTGGGCGGCATCATTGTCGTCGACTTCATCGACATGTACGACGAGAAGGACCGCAAGAAAATCTACGATGAGCTGAAGACGTGCTTCAAGGAAGACCGGGCCATCACGAAGCTCCTGCCCATGAGCGACTTTGGCTTGGTGGAAATTACGCGGCAGCGCCTGCGGCCAAGCATCACCACCACGTTCTCTTCGGCATCGGGCGGCGGTGCGTCGGCGAGTGATGAGGAGGGCGGCGACCAAGCGGCCCTTGAGCGCCACCGCCGCGCGGCCGACCGGTTTGAGCAGAAGGCCAAAAAGCTGGAGGCGAAGGTCGCGGATTTGCAGAAGGCCCTTGAGGAAGCCCGCGACGAGGCCCGCGAGCCGAAGCGCGAGGCGCAGCGCCTCCGCTTTCAGGTGGAGCAGCTCCGTAAGGAGGCCGAAGCAGCCCGCGCCGACGCCGAAAAGGCCCGGCAGTCCGGCGATGCGCCCGAGGCCGTTCCCTCAAGCGACGGCGCCCCGCCCGAAGCCCGCGACTCGACGCCGGCCATGACGCAGGCCCCTGCCAACGTGCAGCCGTTTGCCCCCGATGCCCTGGTCGATCGCATCAGCGCGTGGGTGGCCGACCACAAAGACGCCCACCGCACCATCACCGTGCGGGTGCATCCGTTTACCGCGGCCTACCTCACCAAGCCGGTGCCCAGCTGGCCCACGCAGTGGTTCATGGATCACATGGTGCGGGTGCATCTCGTGGCCGATGCCGACGTGGCCCCCAACGCCTTTCGCGTTGAGCAGACGGATGGCGGCGAGGTGCTCACCGAAGATGCCCTCACCTGA
- a CDS encoding glucose-1-phosphate adenylyltransferase yields the protein MNSDILTIILGGGAGTRLFPLTKLRAKPAVPLAGRYRLIDVPVSNSINSDITRIFVLTQFNSASLNRHLMQTYRFDRFNNGFVTVLAAEQTPSSNDWFQGTADAVRRSFSHIEGYRHEKVLILSGDQLYSMDYQKMLDHHEACGADVTIATIPVTADKASAFGILKTDADHVITEFHEKPPQDQLDGKESPVTEALEAEGRVYLASMGIYIFDRTVLRDLLDADPDAHDFGKQIIPKAIDELKVVSYPFTDYWSDIGTIDSFYRANLMLTEPEPPFSLYNTERPLYTNARILPPAKVQSSYVQESLIAEGSLVVNAQISHSVVGIRSYIGPSTTLKNTVMMGADHFRWDTRERRGYMEGPDQPGIGAESYVEGAIIDKNVSIGKRCIIKNRDNIQEAEEDTHYIRDGIVVIPKNTVIPDDTII from the coding sequence ATGAACTCTGATATCCTCACCATCATTTTGGGCGGCGGCGCCGGGACGCGCCTGTTCCCGCTCACCAAGCTGCGCGCCAAGCCCGCCGTGCCACTCGCGGGCCGCTACCGCCTGATCGACGTGCCGGTGTCCAACAGCATCAACTCGGACATCACGCGCATCTTTGTGCTTACGCAGTTCAACTCGGCAAGCCTCAACCGCCACCTCATGCAAACCTACCGGTTCGACCGGTTCAACAACGGGTTTGTCACGGTGCTGGCCGCCGAGCAGACACCCTCGTCCAACGACTGGTTTCAGGGAACCGCCGATGCGGTGCGCCGCAGCTTTTCGCACATCGAGGGCTATCGCCACGAGAAGGTGCTGATCTTGTCCGGCGATCAGCTCTACTCGATGGATTACCAGAAGATGCTGGACCACCACGAGGCGTGCGGCGCCGACGTGACCATTGCCACCATCCCGGTGACGGCCGACAAGGCTTCGGCGTTTGGCATCTTGAAGACCGATGCCGACCACGTCATCACCGAGTTTCATGAGAAGCCGCCGCAGGATCAGCTCGACGGCAAAGAGAGTCCGGTAACCGAAGCGCTCGAAGCCGAGGGCCGCGTGTATCTGGCGTCGATGGGCATCTACATCTTTGATCGGACGGTGCTGCGCGACCTGCTCGACGCCGATCCCGATGCGCACGACTTCGGGAAGCAGATCATCCCGAAGGCCATCGACGAGTTGAAGGTGGTTAGCTATCCGTTTACGGATTACTGGAGCGACATCGGGACGATCGACTCGTTCTACCGCGCCAACCTGATGCTTACAGAGCCGGAGCCGCCGTTTAGCCTCTACAATACCGAGCGGCCGCTGTACACCAACGCGCGCATCCTGCCGCCGGCGAAGGTGCAAAGCTCGTACGTGCAGGAGTCGCTCATTGCGGAGGGGAGCCTGGTGGTGAATGCGCAGATCTCGCACTCGGTGGTGGGTATCCGGTCGTACATTGGCCCCAGCACCACCCTCAAGAACACCGTGATGATGGGGGCCGATCACTTCCGGTGGGACACGCGCGAGCGCCGCGGTTACATGGAGGGCCCCGATCAGCCGGGCATTGGCGCCGAGTCGTACGTAGAGGGCGCCATCATCGACAAGAACGTGTCCATCGGCAAGCGGTGCATCATCAAAAACCGCGACAACATTCAGGAGGCCGAGGAAGACACGCACTACATCCGCGATGGTATCGTGGTCATTCCCAAAAACACCGTCATCCCCGACGACACGATCATTTAA
- the glgA gene encoding glycogen synthase: protein MKIVLLTNEYPPNVYGGAGVHVEYLTREMAALDDGAHDITVLCFGDQEVDAGNVHVRGVQPPAPLPHQEARHKKFFDTMGRDVVMAGSIAAADIVHGHTWYAHLAGCLAKQLTGGKLVLTTHSLEPHRPWKEEQLGTAYHGSRWVERTAYENADGVIAVSSAMKDDVQALYDVSAATVQTIYNGIDIAQYRPTTNEAVLRAHGVDPAQPYVLFVGRITRQKGILHLVEAIHHMNDDVQVVLCAGAPDTEAIGAEMTARVERARTETPNRIVWIDEMLSKDDVIALYSHAAVFVCPSVYEPFGIINLEAMACETPVVASAVGGIPEVVVDGTTGVLVPCESSTPETFAPDDPAAFAQDLAAAVNGLMADPEQRAAMARAARARVEATFSWRAIARQTVDFYEQLLQTA from the coding sequence ATGAAAATTGTTCTGTTAACCAACGAGTACCCGCCCAACGTGTACGGCGGCGCAGGGGTGCACGTGGAGTATTTGACGCGCGAGATGGCTGCGCTCGATGACGGTGCCCACGACATTACCGTGTTGTGTTTTGGCGATCAGGAGGTCGACGCGGGCAATGTGCACGTGCGGGGGGTACAGCCGCCGGCGCCGCTGCCGCATCAGGAAGCGCGCCACAAGAAATTTTTCGATACGATGGGCCGCGATGTGGTTATGGCGGGATCGATTGCCGCGGCCGATATTGTGCACGGGCACACGTGGTACGCGCATTTGGCCGGGTGCCTGGCGAAGCAGCTGACCGGTGGCAAGCTGGTGCTCACCACGCATTCGCTAGAGCCGCATCGTCCGTGGAAAGAAGAGCAACTGGGCACGGCATACCACGGCAGCCGCTGGGTGGAGCGCACGGCTTATGAGAACGCCGACGGCGTGATTGCCGTGTCGAGCGCGATGAAAGACGACGTGCAAGCCTTGTACGACGTCTCGGCGGCCACCGTGCAAACGATTTACAACGGCATCGACATTGCGCAGTACCGGCCCACCACAAACGAGGCGGTGCTGCGCGCGCATGGGGTAGACCCTGCGCAGCCGTACGTGCTGTTTGTGGGGCGCATCACGCGGCAGAAAGGCATCCTGCACCTGGTGGAGGCGATCCATCACATGAACGACGACGTGCAGGTGGTGCTGTGCGCGGGCGCGCCCGATACCGAAGCCATTGGCGCGGAGATGACCGCGCGCGTTGAGCGGGCACGGACCGAGACGCCCAACCGCATTGTGTGGATCGACGAGATGCTGTCCAAGGACGACGTGATTGCGCTGTACAGCCACGCGGCCGTGTTTGTGTGCCCGTCGGTCTACGAGCCGTTTGGCATCATCAACCTGGAGGCGATGGCGTGCGAGACGCCGGTGGTGGCGTCGGCGGTGGGCGGCATCCCCGAGGTGGTGGTAGACGGCACGACCGGCGTGCTGGTGCCGTGCGAATCCTCGACCCCCGAGACGTTTGCGCCCGACGATCCGGCGGCGTTTGCGCAGGACCTGGCGGCGGCCGTCAACGGACTCATGGCCGATCCGGAGCAGCGCGCTGCGATGGCCCGCGCGGCCCGCGCACGGGTGGAGGCCACCTTCAGCTGGCGCGCCATTGCCCGGCAGACGGTTGACTTTTACGAGCAACTGCTACAGACCGCGTAA
- a CDS encoding pyridoxal phosphate-dependent decarboxylase family protein gives MATDALHHATFLGPKGENADELERLLLEVLRDHVFWRRNFHPSDPRLIGEREKRSAAYNEQMAHLRDRLFQILAELKRAAPIYSPRQAAHIVSDPSLPALIGYFAGMLYNQNNVVAEVSPETVREEQAYMAALARMVNYPTFVPQTLPDDARAERTPFSWGHLCSGGTTANLEALWIARNIRLYPLAVRLLAATDDRFAAMGRLSVATAAGDTAPLDALSTFALSNLPIDTITDLHLRITARLDAAAPTRRTAFEEALPNVRKAGLAGFLLRYNEAFPKDPARLPIVLISQAAHYCWEKNMDLIGLGADALHTVPVDQRIRLDTDALAERLHTCVRERQPVLGVVSICGTTEEGAIDPMHTVHAVRSALAAEGLTFWHHADAAFGGFFAAMLPKTDTGAFVAPDDLPADLAGPEGLLRTDNAAALAGLSTTDSLTIDPHKFGYVPYPSGAVLFRDYHVREAIAYAAPYLHDDPTAGFDGFLGQWTLEGSRPGAAAVSCYLSQELVPLTPAGHGRMLRACIATNQRVHDALTQRFADSSIRLVPFHPPETVAFCFLLIPASCRSMDALNAYSQRIWQRMTVDGREDINQYDLLISKTEVDAAAYDHVLADRLPAPLLHDARATAPSLQLLRTCLMNPFQADWNAADPPFATRVADYIYTIAHDVAP, from the coding sequence ATGGCCACCGACGCCCTGCACCACGCCACCTTTCTCGGTCCCAAAGGCGAAAACGCCGACGAGCTGGAGCGCCTGCTGCTGGAGGTATTGCGCGACCATGTATTTTGGCGGCGCAACTTTCACCCCAGCGACCCGCGCCTGATCGGCGAACGCGAAAAACGCTCGGCGGCCTACAACGAGCAGATGGCCCACCTGCGCGACCGCCTCTTCCAGATCTTGGCCGAGCTGAAGCGCGCCGCGCCCATCTACTCGCCCCGCCAGGCCGCGCACATCGTCAGCGACCCCTCGCTGCCCGCCCTGATCGGCTATTTTGCCGGGATGCTGTACAACCAGAACAACGTGGTGGCGGAGGTATCCCCCGAGACGGTGCGCGAGGAGCAAGCCTACATGGCCGCCCTGGCGCGGATGGTGAACTACCCAACGTTTGTGCCGCAGACGCTCCCCGACGACGCGCGCGCCGAGCGTACCCCCTTCAGCTGGGGCCACCTGTGCAGCGGCGGCACCACCGCCAACCTGGAGGCCCTGTGGATTGCCCGCAACATCCGGCTGTATCCGCTGGCCGTGCGTCTTCTGGCGGCCACCGACGACCGCTTCGCTGCGATGGGCCGCCTGTCGGTAGCAACCGCTGCGGGCGATACCGCCCCGCTCGACGCGCTCTCCACCTTTGCCCTGTCGAACCTCCCCATCGACACCATCACCGACCTGCACCTGCGCATCACCGCCCGCCTCGATGCGGCCGCCCCCACGCGCCGCACGGCCTTTGAGGAGGCGCTGCCCAACGTGCGCAAGGCCGGCCTGGCCGGTTTTCTGCTGCGCTACAACGAAGCCTTCCCCAAAGACCCCGCCCGCCTGCCCATCGTCCTCATCTCGCAGGCCGCGCATTACTGCTGGGAGAAAAACATGGACCTGATCGGCCTCGGTGCCGATGCCCTGCACACCGTGCCGGTGGATCAGCGCATCCGCCTCGACACCGACGCGCTCGCCGAGCGCCTGCACACGTGCGTCCGCGAGCGGCAGCCCGTGCTCGGCGTCGTCTCCATCTGCGGCACCACCGAGGAAGGCGCCATCGACCCGATGCACACCGTGCACGCCGTCCGCTCGGCCCTGGCCGCCGAGGGCCTCACCTTCTGGCACCACGCCGACGCGGCCTTTGGGGGCTTCTTTGCCGCGATGCTGCCCAAAACCGACACCGGCGCGTTTGTGGCGCCGGACGATCTTCCGGCCGACCTGGCCGGTCCCGAGGGGCTGCTCCGCACCGACAATGCCGCGGCCCTAGCCGGCCTGTCGACCACCGACTCCCTCACCATCGACCCGCACAAGTTTGGCTACGTGCCCTACCCGAGCGGGGCGGTGCTCTTTCGGGACTACCACGTGCGCGAAGCCATTGCCTACGCGGCGCCCTACCTGCACGACGACCCCACGGCCGGCTTTGATGGCTTCTTGGGGCAGTGGACGCTTGAGGGCTCGCGGCCCGGCGCGGCGGCGGTGAGCTGCTACCTCTCGCAAGAGCTGGTGCCGCTCACGCCCGCGGGCCACGGACGCATGCTGCGCGCCTGCATCGCCACCAACCAGCGCGTGCACGACGCACTCACGCAGCGCTTCGCCGACAGCTCGATCCGGCTGGTCCCGTTCCATCCCCCCGAAACAGTGGCCTTCTGCTTCCTGCTGATCCCAGCCTCCTGCCGGAGCATGGACGCCCTCAACGCCTACAGCCAGCGCATCTGGCAACGCATGACCGTCGACGGGCGGGAAGACATCAACCAGTACGACCTGTTGATCTCTAAGACGGAAGTCGATGCCGCGGCCTACGATCATGTGCTGGCCGACCGGCTCCCCGCGCCGCTCCTGCACGACGCCCGCGCCACCGCGCCGTCGCTTCAGCTGCTCCGCACCTGCCTGATGAACCCCTTCCAGGCCGATTGGAACGCCGCCGACCCGCCGTTTGCCACCCGCGTGGCCGATTACATCTACACGATCGCCCACGATGTGGCACCGTAA
- the thpR gene encoding RNA 2',3'-cyclic phosphodiesterase, with amino-acid sequence MRLFVALDLPGTLRTAAAAHRHPDAVPGRWVDPAQYHVTLAFIGAATDDERAAYGEALAQIGAPPARLVPYGLDALPSRRAPRVLTVGLERTESLVAVHTAVTDALAACGVSPDDRPFRPHITLARLNDPDARAVHRFIRAQAAAWPAATVSALTLYRSTRTADGARYDAVTTHPLGP; translated from the coding sequence ATGCGCCTCTTTGTTGCGCTGGACCTTCCCGGGACGCTGCGCACCGCCGCGGCCGCCCACCGCCATCCGGACGCCGTGCCCGGCCGCTGGGTCGACCCGGCGCAGTACCACGTCACCCTCGCATTTATCGGCGCGGCCACCGACGATGAGCGGGCCGCGTACGGGGAGGCGCTCGCCCAGATCGGCGCCCCGCCGGCCCGCCTGGTGCCGTACGGCCTCGATGCGCTCCCCTCCCGTCGCGCGCCGCGGGTGCTCACCGTGGGCTTGGAGCGCACCGAATCGCTGGTCGCCGTGCACACAGCCGTCACCGACGCCCTGGCCGCATGCGGCGTCTCGCCCGACGACCGCCCCTTTCGTCCGCATATCACGCTGGCGCGCCTCAACGATCCCGACGCCCGCGCCGTGCACCGCTTCATCCGCGCCCAGGCCGCCGCCTGGCCCGCGGCCACCGTCTCGGCCCTCACGCTATACCGAAGCACCCGAACCGCCGACGGCGCCCGCTACGACGCCGTTACTACGCATCCGCTGGGCCCGTAG
- the groL gene encoding chaperonin GroEL (60 kDa chaperone family; promotes refolding of misfolded polypeptides especially under stressful conditions; forms two stacked rings of heptamers to form a barrel-shaped 14mer; ends can be capped by GroES; misfolded proteins enter the barrel where they are refolded when GroES binds) yields MAKQLVFDAAAREALKRGVDTLANAVKVTLGPKGRNVILEKSFGAPTVTKDGVTVAKEIELENRLENVGAQMVKEVASKTSDVAGDGTTTATVLAQAIINQGLKSVTAGANPMDIKRGIDHAVEAIVADLHNQSNNVEGKKEIAQVATISANNDRTIGDLIADAFDRVGKDGVITVEEAKGLETHLDVVEGMQFDRGYLSPYFVTNNDEMTVELEDARLLIFDEKISAMKDLLPILEKVAQQSQPLLIIAENIEGEALATLVVNKLRGTLKVAAVKAPGFGDRRKAMLEDIAVLTGGTVISEEKGYRLENATLDQLGTAQRVIIDKDATTIVDGAGAQDQIKARVNQIRQQIENSTSDYDREKLEERVAKLAGGVAVLKVGAATEPEMKEKKARVEDALHATRAAVAEGVLPGGGVAYLRALHTLDDLSVENEDQEIGISIIRRALEEPLRQIASNAGLEGSIVVQKVKDGEGDFGFNARTETYGALLEEGVLDPTKVTRSALENASSIAGLLLTTETIIAQRPEPAKNNSGNDMPDMGDMGDMDF; encoded by the coding sequence ATGGCGAAGCAACTTGTATTTGATGCTGCGGCCCGCGAGGCGCTCAAGCGGGGCGTCGATACGCTGGCCAATGCTGTAAAAGTGACCCTCGGCCCGAAAGGCCGCAACGTCATCCTCGAAAAGTCCTTCGGCGCGCCCACCGTCACCAAAGACGGCGTGACCGTTGCCAAAGAGATTGAGCTGGAGAATCGGCTCGAAAACGTCGGCGCCCAGATGGTGAAGGAGGTCGCCTCGAAGACCTCCGATGTGGCCGGCGACGGCACCACCACCGCCACGGTGCTCGCCCAGGCCATCATCAACCAGGGCCTGAAGAGCGTCACCGCCGGCGCCAACCCCATGGACATCAAGCGTGGCATCGACCACGCCGTGGAGGCCATTGTGGCTGACCTCCACAACCAGAGCAACAACGTGGAGGGCAAGAAGGAAATTGCCCAGGTGGCCACGATCTCGGCCAACAACGACCGCACGATTGGCGACCTGATCGCCGACGCGTTCGACCGCGTGGGTAAGGACGGCGTTATCACCGTAGAGGAGGCCAAAGGGCTGGAGACCCACCTCGACGTCGTGGAGGGCATGCAGTTCGACCGCGGCTACCTCTCGCCGTACTTCGTCACGAACAATGATGAAATGACGGTTGAGCTTGAGGACGCGCGCCTCTTGATCTTCGACGAGAAGATCAGCGCGATGAAGGACCTGCTGCCCATCCTGGAGAAGGTGGCCCAGCAGAGCCAGCCGCTGCTCATCATTGCGGAAAACATTGAGGGCGAGGCGCTGGCCACGCTCGTGGTGAACAAGCTGCGCGGCACGCTCAAGGTCGCGGCCGTGAAGGCCCCCGGCTTTGGCGACCGTCGCAAGGCCATGCTCGAAGACATCGCCGTGCTCACCGGCGGCACCGTCATCAGCGAGGAGAAGGGCTACCGCCTGGAGAACGCGACGCTCGATCAGTTGGGCACCGCCCAGCGCGTCATCATCGACAAAGATGCGACGACGATCGTAGACGGCGCCGGCGCGCAAGACCAGATCAAGGCGCGCGTCAACCAGATCCGTCAGCAGATCGAAAACTCCACGAGCGACTACGACCGCGAGAAGCTCGAAGAGCGCGTCGCGAAGCTCGCCGGCGGCGTTGCCGTGCTGAAGGTTGGCGCGGCCACCGAGCCGGAGATGAAGGAGAAGAAGGCGCGCGTGGAAGACGCCCTGCACGCCACGCGGGCCGCGGTGGCCGAAGGCGTGCTGCCGGGCGGCGGCGTGGCCTACCTGCGGGCGCTGCACACGCTCGACGACCTCTCGGTGGAGAACGAAGACCAGGAGATCGGCATCAGCATCATTCGCCGGGCGCTCGAAGAGCCGCTGCGCCAGATTGCCTCAAACGCCGGGCTGGAAGGCTCGATTGTGGTGCAGAAGGTGAAGGACGGCGAGGGCGACTTCGGCTTCAACGCGCGGACGGAGACGTACGGCGCGCTGCTGGAGGAAGGCGTGCTCGACCCGACGAAGGTCACGCGCTCCGCGCTTGAGAATGCCTCGTCGATCGCGGGCCTTCTCCTTACCACCGAAACCATCATCGCGCAACGTCCGGAGCCCGCGAAGAACAACAGCGGCAACGACATGCCCGACATGGGCGACATGGGCGACATGGACTTCTAA
- a CDS encoding co-chaperone GroES yields MATFTPLSDRVAVRPEPAEEQTESGLYIPDTAKEKPQKGTVVSVGPGKVENGQRIEMSVQAGDHVLYGKYAGTEVTLDGDELLIMKESDLLGRIDD; encoded by the coding sequence ATGGCTACGTTTACCCCATTGTCCGATCGCGTTGCCGTGCGCCCCGAGCCCGCGGAGGAGCAAACCGAAAGCGGACTCTACATCCCCGACACGGCCAAAGAGAAGCCGCAAAAGGGCACCGTGGTCTCGGTAGGCCCTGGCAAGGTTGAAAACGGGCAGCGCATCGAGATGTCCGTGCAAGCGGGCGATCACGTGCTGTACGGCAAGTATGCCGGCACCGAAGTGACGCTTGACGGCGACGAGCTGCTCATCATGAAAGAGTCCGACCTGCTTGGTCGCATTGACGATTAG
- a CDS encoding DUF6929 family protein, which translates to MSQSIARRSMTHDPALACHIVRSTPLVYADDPDDTVDDRPAHVRAASGLVYLIDRMALVQDDANFLGLVDPSSHAVTSVPLPPAPDGRRAHDYDKGTGHNKLDLEACVAVPGTDNRLLIAFGSGSNEKREWVVLVDWRTDGDRPQTYLHHAPAFYATLREAEHFAGAGLNIEGAVFVDDDTLRLYQRGNADPTDEFPAIDATADVSWKALRAHIQDPEDAAPPTPSRVIHYDIGELHGVRLTFSDAEWLGDGRALFSASAERGTTGEVTGSVLGIIDGSDDEQARWAELIDEDGTAFEGKIEGITVLPDQPHRIAFVIDADDATEPSRIYEAELSGDWFPAG; encoded by the coding sequence ATGAGCCAGTCCATTGCCCGCCGTTCCATGACGCATGACCCGGCGCTCGCGTGCCACATCGTGCGCTCCACGCCGCTCGTGTACGCCGACGACCCCGACGACACGGTCGACGACCGGCCGGCCCATGTGCGCGCCGCCTCGGGGCTGGTGTACCTGATTGATCGGATGGCACTTGTGCAGGACGATGCTAACTTTTTGGGCCTCGTGGACCCGTCCTCGCATGCCGTGACGAGCGTGCCGCTGCCGCCGGCGCCCGATGGCCGCCGCGCGCACGACTACGACAAAGGAACCGGCCACAACAAGCTCGATCTGGAGGCCTGCGTGGCGGTGCCCGGCACCGACAACCGGCTTCTGATTGCGTTTGGCTCGGGCTCCAACGAAAAGCGCGAATGGGTGGTGCTTGTGGATTGGCGGACGGACGGCGATCGGCCGCAGACGTACCTGCACCACGCGCCTGCGTTCTATGCCACGCTGCGTGAGGCGGAGCACTTTGCCGGCGCGGGCCTGAACATCGAAGGGGCGGTGTTTGTGGACGACGATACGCTGCGCCTCTACCAGCGCGGCAATGCCGACCCCACCGACGAATTTCCGGCCATCGATGCCACCGCCGACGTTTCGTGGAAGGCCCTGCGCGCGCACATCCAGGACCCGGAGGACGCCGCCCCGCCCACGCCGTCGCGGGTCATCCACTACGACATTGGCGAACTGCACGGCGTGCGGCTTACGTTTTCGGACGCCGAATGGCTGGGCGACGGGCGGGCGCTCTTCTCGGCGTCGGCCGAGCGCGGGACGACCGGCGAAGTGACCGGCTCGGTGCTCGGGATCATTGACGGATCTGATGACGAACAGGCGCGGTGGGCGGAGCTCATCGACGAAGACGGCACGGCCTTCGAGGGAAAGATTGAGGGTATCACGGTGCTTCCCGATCAGCCCCATCGCATCGCGTTCGTCATTGACGCCGATGATGCAACTGAGCCCTCACGCATCTACGAGGCCGAGCTGTCGGGCGACTGGTTCCCGGCGGGCTGA